One window of Candidatus Eisenbacteria bacterium genomic DNA carries:
- a CDS encoding 23S rRNA (cytosine(1962)-C(5))-methyltransferase RlmI (SAM-dependent;catalyzes the methylation of cytosine at position 1962 of the 23S rRNA) → ESRAQVPRASRAYKDINLLAFKLLAPGGTLITFSCSGHVGADLFQKIIADAALDAGREARILRRLGQAPDHPVLLSFPEGSYLKGLVCRAD, encoded by the coding sequence CGAGTCCAGGGCGCAGGTTCCGCGCGCGAGCCGCGCGTACAAGGACATCAACCTTCTCGCATTCAAGCTTCTCGCGCCGGGCGGGACGCTCATCACGTTCTCCTGCTCGGGGCATGTCGGCGCCGACCTCTTCCAAAAGATCATCGCTGACGCGGCGCTCGACGCGGGGCGCGAAGCGCGCATTCTGCGCCGCCTCGGGCAAGCGCCGGACCATCCCGTGCTCCTCTCGTTTCCGGAAGGTTCGTATCTCAAGGGGCTCGTCTGTCGTGCCGACTGA